A stretch of Cydia splendana chromosome 7, ilCydSple1.2, whole genome shotgun sequence DNA encodes these proteins:
- the LOC134792218 gene encoding protein timeless homolog, giving the protein MSSLLSAELSATCNALGTFDKRTGKYLIDDYTLNTVKDLIRYLRRDGEDHEIRRHFGQTKVLQTDLIPMLIDHWENTELFDVTLRLLVNLTNPALLLYREEVPTERTARHNYLLILLHLQNYKEEAFTKVETWNVFAKKLTKILEIDWSERDEDTGLIIERILILIRNVLHVPSDLDKERRPENDASVHDQVLWALNQSGILDIILYMSSENEKQYFMHILEIISHLLREQNPTSLADAALQRSADEKLRDEQELLTIRMSENKQRLNKVKQFSTSRHSRFGGTYVVQNMKSISENEIICLKPLNKISNLDFSGGKKSNLVKPKNRRPVESGTMERRSAFAIRLFLKEFCIEFLNSAYNPLMHYVKDVLVRSKAQQNDESYYLWAVKFFMEFNRGHDFQVGLVSETMSVPMFHYVQQQMEKYYDMIKVEKKKFAVWVRRLHLALRAYKELLNTLLAMDKSTDPSVKESAKVLKSNIFYVLEYREFILTTCLSYDENKMPRSYLVDLVETVHLFLKMLEHYVKKTGLVVQKKVKRKAKSKKKKRAVERPQPSQQVEIPEWEELRAQLAVVLGAGVDECPPPFDAASDQTVDQQKETCMKNIQRHMREHKFEDAVGMLRAAREVWPEDGIFGATDIQQEEELEMLETIYGTDLGVEVPEVIEENNQENTEDEEDEEEEEERSAAIVETDFDFNDFVQRFCSPKVVSACASLLDGYEKNLPHTNHCIAKMLHRIAWDSKRPAMMFQASLFLVFQKILNDPMPQFKELEKFAIFILRKFTEVAQKNPKVFIELLFWTNSKDAIDIECGYDLYSDQKDRVGKGTWSEEQEEELRNLYMENQSNPQTDQDVIDWILENLIDQTRTRRSVIKKLKELGLIFRAPTKRSNKERQRDKVPKEFSEEEDEMLRQLWEEFGDSIDPMLLIMGRMPRRRPKRSFVERMLELGIIQDKKQCRRKRQKGMKSNGEVKGNSDNDKSSDSSSSESSAHSDSDDDGSRPSSPVTMKPVKKTVKAKEVSKKKPAKKQIQLSANEIAKLLVSTVDDGLTEPLKWVAESLEEVALDQEAEGFDPTAEGIPLLPLSSECVDAMENELFKKVLMGIGIMPPSDEQEAYWRIPSSLHFETIRKRREIIIKAVNKELIIDPTVDETAIENVPEVSNDNTNAESSDDDDLFANLRKMRESNLENVKSASSTEVKRSQKRSRSVESNESNSRGKLPRIEEEIVNGGDDSEDFLSFAKKTLQTELPDTEEFLSGLPKADSDDSEDEEQIVLPINGDKKRRRVIIDDDSD; this is encoded by the exons ATGAGTTCACTACTCTCTGCAGAACTTTCTGCAACATGCAATGCACTGGGTACGTTCGACAAGAGGACCGGGAAGTACTTGATAGACGACTACACTCTTAATACGGTAAAAGACTTAATAAGATACTTACGTCGTGATGGCGAGGACCACGAAATTCGGAGACATTTCGGTCAAACAAAAGTGTTGCAGACTGATCTAATACCTATGTTGATTGACCACTGGGAAAATACGGAACTGTTTGACGTTACTCTCAG gcttCTGGTAAACCTAACAAACCCAGCGCTATTGCTGTACAGAGAAGAAGTGCCAACTGAGCGAACTGCCCGGCACAATTATCTGCTGATATTACTCCATCTGCAGAACTATAAAGAAGAAGCATTCACTAAAGTTGAGACTTGGAATGTTTTTGCAAAGAAGTTGACTAAGATCCTAGAAATT GACTGGAGTGAACGAGATGAAGACACAGGGCTGATCATTGAGAGAATACTAATTCTCATCAGAAATGTGCTCCATGTGCCCTCGGACTTGGACAAGGAACGGAGGCCAGAGAATGATGCCAGTGTGCACGATCAA GTGCTGTGGGCATTAAATCAATCAGGCATACTAGACATAATCCTGTACATGTCATCAGAAAATGAAAAGCAATATTTCATGCATATCCTAGAGATCATATCCCACTTGCTGCGGGAACAGAATCCCACCAGCTTGGCTGATGCTGCACTGCAGCGGAGCGCAGATGAGAAACTGAGGGATGAACAAGAGTTACTCACTATAAGGATGTCGGAGAATAAGCAGCGGCTCAATAAAGTTAAGCAGTTTTCAACATCAAG GCATTCCCGTTTTGGCGGTACTTACGTAGTACAAAACATGAAATCTATATCTGAAAATGAAATCATCTGTCTGAAGCCCTTGAACAAGATTTCTAATCTAGACTTTAGCGGGGGTAAAAAGTCTAATTTAGTCAAGCCAAAAAATCGCAGGCCGGTTGAAAGTGGGACTATGGAAAGAAGATCAGCTTTTGCTATTAG GCTATTTTTAAAGGAATTCTGCATAGAATTCCTAAACAGTGCATACAACCCTCTAATGCACTACGTAAAGGATGTCCTGGTGAGATCCAAGGCCCAGCAGAATGACGAATCATACTACTTGTGGGCCGTCAAATTCTTTATGGAGTTTAACAGGGGACATGATTTTCAAGTTGGCTTGGTCAG CGAAACTATGTCAGTTCCAATGTTCCACTACGTGCAACAGCAAATGGAGAAATACTACGACATGATCAAAGTGGAAAAGAAGAAATTCGCCGTATGGGTGCGCCGACTACACCTAGCCCTCCGTGCTTATAAAGAACTTCTTAACACATTGCTGGCAATGGATAAAAGTACGGACCCTAGTGTCAAAGAGTCCGCTAAAGTACTGAAGAGTAACATTTTCTACGTGTTAGAATATAGAGAGTTTATTCTAACGACGTGTTTAAGTTACGATGAAAATAAAATGCCAAG GTCTTATCTCGTAGATTTAGTAGAAAcggtacatttatttttaaaaatgctGGAACATTACGTCAAGAAAACGGGATTAGTCGTGCAGAAGAAAGTTAAGAGGAAAGCGAAATCCAAAA AAAAGAAGCGTGCGGTAGAAAGGCCACAACCGAGCCAGCAAGTAGAAATACCGGAGTGGGAAGAGTTGCGTGCGCAGTTAGCTGTTGTGCTCGGCGCCGGCGTCGACGAGTGCCCGCCGCCGTTTGACGCCGCCTCCGATCAAACCGTCGACCAGCAGAA GGAAACGTGCATGAAGAACATTCAAAGGCACATGCGGGAACACAAATTCGAGGACGCCGTCGGGATGCTGCGCGCCGCGAG AGAAGTGTGGCCGGAGGATGGAATATTCGGTGCGACTGACATTCAACAAGAAGAGGAGCTAGAAATGCTGGAGACCATTTACGGGACCGATTTAGGAGTCGAAGTACCAG AGGTGATCGAGGAAAATAATCAAGAAAATACGGAGGACGAGGAAG ACgaagaggaagaagaagaacgaAGTGCAGCTATAGTTGAAACAGACTTTGATTTCAATGATTTTGTTCAGAG ATTTTGCAGCCCGAAAGTAGTAAGCGCTTGTGCGTCCCTTCTAGACGGCTACGAGAAGAACCTACCACACACGAACCACTGCATCGCGAAAATGCTGCACAGAATAGCGTGGGACAGCAAGCGACCGGCCATGATGTTCCAAGCGTCTCTGTTTCTGGTCTTTCAGAAGATACTCAACGACCCTATGCCTCAATTTAAG GAGTTAGAAAAGTTCGCTATATTTATACTAAGGAAATTTACTGAAGTCGCGCAGAAAAATCCTAAAGTTTTTATCGAGCTACTTTTCTGGACTAATTCTAAGGATGCCATCGATATAGAGTGCGGATACGACCTCTACTCCGATCAAAA gGATAGAGTGGGTAAAGGTACCTGGAGCGAGGAACAAGAAGAAGAATTACGGAACCTGTATATGGAGAACCAGTCTAATCCACAAACTGATCAAG ACGTCATCGACTGGATCCTCGAGAACCTAATCGACCAGACCCGAACGCGGCGGAGCGTCATCAAAAAACTAAAAGAGCTCGGTCTCATATTCCGCGCTCCCACCAAACGAAGCAATAAGGAGCGGCAGCGGGACAAAGTGCCAAAGGAGTTCAGTGAGGAGGAAGATGAAATGCTTAGGCAGCTATGGGAAGAGTtcggcgattctattg ATCCGATGCTGTTAATAATGGGCCGCATGCCGCGCAGGCGACCGAAGCGAAGCTTCGTCGAGAGGATGTTGGAGCTGGGTATTATACAGGACAAGAAACAGTGTCGGAGGAAGAGACAGAAAGGAATGAAGAGCAACGGTGAAGTGAAAGGCAACAGCGATAATGATAAGTCTAGTG ATTCGTCTTCCTCCGAATCGTCGGCGCACTCGGACTCCGACGACGATGGTTCACGACCGTCATCTCCTGTTACGATGAAACCAGTCAAAAAGACTGTGAAAGCCAAAGAAGTTTCCAAAAAGAAACCGGCGAAGAAACAGATCCAACTCAGCGCCAACGAAATTGCCAAGTTATTGGTCAGCACTGTCGACGATG GTCTCACGGAACCACTAAAGTGGGTAGCTGAAAGTTTAGAAGAAGTGGCACTCGACCAAGAGGCGGAAGGGTTCGATCCGACTGCCGAAGGTATCCCCCTACTCCCCCTGTCCAGCGAGTGTGTGGATGCCATGGAGAACGAGTTGTTCAAGAAGGTCTTGATGGGTATTGGGATCATGCCGCCGAGTGATGAGCAA GAAGCATATTGGAGGATACCTAGCAGTTTACATTTCGAAACGATTAGAAAGAGGcgcgaaattataatcaaagcTGTAAATAAAGAGTTAATAATAGATCCCACAGTAGACGAAACTGCAATCGAAAACGTTCCCGAAGTCTCAAATGACAATACGAACGCAGAATCTAGTGATGACGACGACCTATTCGCCAATTTGAGAAAGATGAGGGAAAGTAATCTTGAAAACGTAAAAAGCGCTTCAAGTACCGAAGTCAAGAGGAGTCAGAAACGAAGTCGGAGCGTGGAATCGAACGAATCGAACAGCAGAGGGAAATTGCCGAGAATTGAGGAAGAGATTGTGAATGGTGGGGATGATAGTGAGGATTTTCTCTCGTTTGCTAAGAAGACATTGCAGACTGAACTGCCGGATACGGAGGAATTTTTAAGTGGGTTGCCTAAAGCAGATTCag ACGACAGCGAAGATGAAGAGCAAATAGTATTGCCGATCAACGGAGACAAGAAGAGGCGCAGAGTCATTATCGACGACGATTCGGACTAA